One Deinococcus sp. LM3 genomic region harbors:
- a CDS encoding DUF898 family protein, translating to MNSALTVVTLGLYLPWARVRNRSTSTGTPGWTVTTSSTGPIRAACCALTCWWGAVPGLCADQREREPGLGVGLIALLFLGLYPWLVAQSMRFQAVNTVHRGLRFHFDGRVQDAYVAYGAANVAAAVSGGLALPWAWFMQRRYQLNNLRYGSARGLFRGTWRPCT from the coding sequence GTGAACTCGGCGCTGACGGTCGTGACGCTGGGCCTGTACCTGCCGTGGGCGCGGGTTCGCAACCGCAGTACTTCTACGGGCACACCTGGGTGGACGGTCACAACTTCGAGTACCGGGCCGATCCGCGCCGCCTGCTGCGCTCTTACCTGCTGGTGGGGCGCTGTTCCTGGCCTATGTGCTGACCAGCGAGAGCGAGAGCCTGGGCTGGGTGTCGGCCTGATCGCCCTGCTGTTCCTGGGGTTGTACCCGTGGCTGGTGGCGCAGTCCATGCGGTTCCAGGCGGTGAATACCGTGCACCGTGGTCTGCGCTTTCACTTTGACGGCCGCGTGCAGGACGCCTACGTGGCGTACGGCGCGGCGAACGTGGCGGCGGCCGTGTCCGGGGGTCTGGCGCTGCCGTGGGCGTGGTTCATGCAGCGCCGCTACCAGCTGAACAACCTGCGGTACGGGTCGGCGCGCGGCCTGTTCCGGGGGACGTGGCGCCCATGTACCTGA
- a CDS encoding DUF898 family protein, translated as MWITVSNGVAQVLTLGLATPWADIRRNRYLLEGVTVRAIVPLDEFAGRQGGPESALGEAATELLDIGWGSEDVGPRLLARVPGVYFDGQVSRDHPPRCTWDRTARGCACRAAPTTTGARPT; from the coding sequence GTGTGGATCACCGTGTCGAACGGCGTGGCGCAGGTGCTGACACTGGGCCTCGCGACCCCCTGGGCGGACATCCGCCGTAACCGCTACCTCCTGGAGGGCGTGACCGTGCGGGCCATCGTGCCGCTCGACGAGTTCGCGGGCCGTCAGGGTGGTCCGGAGTCGGCGCTGGGCGAGGCCGCCACGGAACTCCTCGACATCGGCTGGGGTTCTGAGGATGTCGGGCCGCGACTCCTGGCCCGAGTGCCGGGCGTGTACTTCGACGGGCAGGTCAGCCGCGACCACCCGCCACGCTGCACCTGGGACCGGACGGCGCGCGGCTGCGCCTGCCGGGCCGCGCCGACCACCACTGGCGCGCGGCCGACGTGA
- a CDS encoding M48 family metallopeptidase: MSAWAGGGYGYRLLLRDGEPAGSSGLGANAFALPNGTVVMTDQLVELGRSDRELIGVLAHEAGHVTQRHGLASVYQALGLGLIVTALTGDVVSASTFAAAVPVALVQGGYSRAAETQSDRIAARYLLERYGTTRPLQTILARLESAQGGAGGLPDLLNTHPGTDARIEHLRRLEDAAR, encoded by the coding sequence GTGAGTGCCTGGGCGGGCGGCGGGTACGGGTACCGGCTGCTGCTGCGTGACGGCGAGCCGGCGGGAAGCAGCGGACTGGGCGCGAACGCGTTCGCGTTGCCGAACGGCACGGTCGTCATGACCGATCAGCTGGTCGAGCTGGGCCGCAGTGACCGGGAACTGATCGGGGTGCTGGCGCACGAGGCGGGGCACGTCACGCAGCGGCACGGACTGGCCAGCGTGTACCAGGCGCTGGGCCTGGGCCTGATCGTCACAGCCCTGACCGGGGACGTGGTCAGCGCGTCCACGTTCGCGGCGGCGGTGCCGGTCGCGCTGGTGCAGGGCGGGTACTCGCGGGCCGCCGAGACGCAGTCCGACCGGATCGCCGCCCGCTACCTGCTGGAGCGGTACGGCACCACCCGGCCCCTTCAGACGATCCTGGCCCGCCTGGAGTCGGCCCAGGGAGGTGCGGGCGGCCTGCCGGACCTGCTGAACACCCACCCCGGCACGGACGCCCGTATCGAGCACCTGCGGCGGCTGGAGGACGCGGCCCGCTGA
- a CDS encoding MFS transporter, producing MIASPPAAPRVSPWVLSAFWFGTAFHWLLLLLVLMPANVLEFVGPDRKGTYVGALTAIGAVMALVIPPLVGAHSDRTGRRVPYLRLGVGVNIAGLAVMGAAVTLLSGMTGFWVYVLGFLLVQFGNNYATAPYSALIPQLVPTEQRGRYSGVMGMLQAAGQLLGAVSAFVVGTLGLPSMVSFVLIAVFLLVPALVTMRGVPDDARPAPAGTRPAPWQSLFAYRPFLWVFVTRVLFALGQYSVQPFLQYYNADVLGQKDPATSNSIMLACIIVASIVSALIGGRISDRVGRKPVIYVAGTTMAAAALLLLVVPGFGAALLLAVVFGLGFGAFTSVDWALGSDAMPSDTSFARDMGIWHVAFVAPQFIGGPQGALLDWGNAQGGNLGYTLVFGVAAAFFILGVLLVRNVPDTRPKGQHLPA from the coding sequence ATGATTGCCTCCCCTCCTGCTGCCCCGCGCGTGAGCCCGTGGGTGCTGTCCGCGTTCTGGTTCGGCACGGCCTTCCACTGGCTGCTGCTGCTGCTGGTCCTGATGCCCGCCAACGTCCTCGAATTCGTCGGCCCGGACCGCAAGGGCACGTACGTGGGCGCGCTGACCGCCATCGGCGCGGTCATGGCGCTCGTCATTCCGCCGCTGGTGGGCGCGCACAGCGACCGCACCGGGCGGCGCGTGCCGTACCTGCGGCTGGGCGTGGGCGTGAACATCGCGGGTCTGGCCGTCATGGGGGCCGCCGTGACCCTGCTGAGTGGCATGACCGGCTTCTGGGTGTACGTGCTGGGGTTCCTGCTCGTGCAGTTCGGCAACAACTACGCCACCGCGCCGTACTCGGCCCTGATTCCGCAGCTCGTGCCGACCGAGCAGCGCGGCCGGTACAGCGGCGTGATGGGCATGCTCCAGGCGGCGGGGCAGCTGCTGGGCGCGGTCAGTGCCTTCGTGGTCGGGACGCTGGGGTTGCCGTCCATGGTGTCGTTCGTGCTGATCGCGGTGTTCCTGCTGGTGCCGGCGCTCGTGACGATGCGCGGCGTTCCGGACGACGCCCGCCCCGCCCCGGCCGGCACCCGGCCCGCGCCGTGGCAGTCGCTGTTCGCGTACCGGCCGTTCCTGTGGGTGTTCGTCACGCGCGTCCTGTTCGCGCTGGGGCAGTACTCGGTGCAGCCCTTCTTGCAGTACTACAACGCCGACGTGCTGGGCCAGAAGGACCCGGCCACGTCGAACTCGATCATGCTGGCGTGCATCATCGTGGCGAGCATCGTGTCCGCCCTGATCGGCGGGCGCATCAGTGACCGCGTGGGCCGTAAACCCGTCATCTACGTCGCCGGGACGACCATGGCGGCCGCCGCGCTGCTGCTGCTGGTCGTGCCGGGTTTCGGGGCAGCGCTGCTGCTGGCCGTCGTGTTCGGTCTGGGCTTCGGCGCGTTCACCAGCGTGGACTGGGCGCTGGGCAGCGACGCCATGCCCAGCGACACCAGCTTCGCGCGGGACATGGGCATCTGGCACGTGGCGTTCGTGGCTCCGCAGTTCATCGGGGGGCCGCAGGGCGCGCTGCTCGACTGGGGGAACGCGCAGGGCGGCAACCTGGGGTACACGCTGGTGTTCGGCGTGGCCGCCGCCTTCTTCATCCTGGGCGTACTGCTGGTCCGCAACGTGCCGGACACCCGCCCGAAAGGTCAGCACCTGCCTGCCTGA
- a CDS encoding pyridoxamine 5'-phosphate oxidase family protein → MTQSDTAQSDTARTDSIKTLAAMIKEVHFAMLTVQTADGHLHAHPMTTQQVEFDGDIWFIGGKDTEQVQNMAARPQVNVSYSSPDKGVYVSVNGTAQLVENRAKLDELWSDFYQTYFPQGKEDPNIQLIQIHANGAEYWEGNGKIRSLLAFAKGLVGGKPDMGENETVRL, encoded by the coding sequence ATGACTCAATCCGATACCGCGCAATCCGATACCGCCCGCACGGACTCCATCAAGACGCTGGCCGCCATGATCAAGGAAGTCCACTTCGCCATGCTGACCGTGCAGACCGCCGACGGTCACCTGCACGCCCACCCCATGACCACGCAGCAGGTCGAGTTCGACGGTGACATCTGGTTCATCGGCGGCAAGGACACCGAGCAGGTGCAGAACATGGCGGCCCGCCCCCAGGTGAACGTCAGTTACTCCAGCCCCGACAAGGGCGTGTACGTCAGCGTGAACGGCACCGCGCAACTGGTCGAGAACCGCGCGAAACTCGATGAACTCTGGAGTGACTTCTACCAGACGTACTTCCCGCAGGGCAAGGAAGACCCGAACATCCAGCTGATCCAGATTCACGCGAACGGCGCCGAGTACTGGGAAGGCAACGGCAAGATCCGCAGCCTGCTGGCGTTCGCGAAGGGACTGGTCGGTGGGAAGCCCGACATGGGCGAGAACGAAACCGTCCGACTCTGA
- a CDS encoding OmpH family outer membrane protein, with the protein MNRFMLLLPLALLTTVPHAQQSKNRVGILNVQTVVKGMPGAQAYLDLNARASSDLAAKQKNIQALAAKASTAADRAALTKAQQAYAAARTDYAKRIDAAFKPLGTKMNAAVAKVARANGYTVVLDERVAAQTSLIVYANEGATNLNNAVLKELK; encoded by the coding sequence TTGAACCGATTCATGCTCCTCCTCCCGCTCGCCCTGCTGACCACCGTCCCGCACGCCCAGCAGAGCAAGAACCGCGTCGGCATCCTGAACGTCCAGACGGTCGTGAAGGGCATGCCCGGCGCGCAGGCCTACCTGGACCTGAACGCCAGGGCCAGCAGCGACCTCGCCGCGAAGCAGAAGAACATCCAGGCGCTCGCGGCGAAGGCCAGCACCGCCGCCGACCGCGCCGCCCTCACCAAGGCGCAGCAGGCGTACGCGGCCGCCCGCACCGACTACGCCAAACGCATCGACGCGGCCTTCAAACCGCTGGGCACCAAGATGAACGCCGCCGTCGCCAAGGTCGCCCGCGCCAACGGCTACACCGTCGTCCTGGACGAACGGGTCGCCGCGCAGACCAGCCTGATCGTGTACGCCAACGAGGGCGCCACGAACCTGAACAACGCCGTCCTCAAAGAACTGAAGTAA
- a CDS encoding OmpH family outer membrane protein, with protein sequence MKINAKILAPLALAAAYGLGTVAPHAQTTPQKVGFVDVSKLLAAHPGDKEIQAIQKKADDELTALDKQVKAIDAKGANASAAEKQTREQLVTTIRSKADAYDKQLAPKIAVVEKAVDTAINTVAKSNGFSIVMDRDVAAKSGLVIYADPTSELTDAVAKSVK encoded by the coding sequence ATGAAGATCAACGCCAAGATCCTGGCCCCCCTGGCCCTCGCGGCCGCCTACGGCCTCGGTACCGTCGCGCCCCACGCGCAGACCACCCCCCAGAAGGTCGGGTTCGTGGACGTTTCCAAACTCCTGGCCGCCCACCCCGGCGACAAGGAAATCCAGGCCATTCAGAAGAAAGCCGACGATGAACTCACGGCGCTCGACAAGCAGGTCAAGGCCATCGATGCCAAGGGCGCGAACGCCTCGGCCGCCGAGAAACAGACCCGCGAGCAGCTGGTCACCACCATCCGCAGCAAGGCCGACGCCTACGACAAGCAGCTGGCCCCGAAGATCGCCGTGGTCGAGAAGGCCGTGGACACCGCCATCAACACCGTCGCCAAGAGCAACGGCTTCTCGATCGTCATGGACCGCGACGTGGCCGCCAAGAGCGGACTGGTCATCTACGCCGACCCCACCAGCGAACTGACCGACGCGGTCGCCAAGTCCGTCAAGTAA
- a CDS encoding CBS and ACT domain-containing protein yields the protein MLVRDWMTRNPTTVTPDTPVMDALKLLKEGGFRRLPVMEGERLVGITTRKDLKDAMPSKATTLSVWELNYLLSKLTVEEMMARPVITAAEGEYMEDAALRMQEHHVGGLPVLNDAGRLSGIITTMDVLRAFTGILGMREGGQRLTLDMPDVPGSLERATGAILPSNIISVATYGGENGRRRFVMRVSGEGLKDVRERVRATGIDVLD from the coding sequence ATGCTCGTTCGCGACTGGATGACCCGTAATCCGACCACCGTGACTCCCGACACGCCCGTCATGGACGCCCTGAAACTGCTGAAAGAGGGTGGGTTCCGCCGCCTGCCGGTCATGGAGGGCGAGCGGCTGGTCGGCATCACGACCCGCAAGGACCTGAAAGACGCCATGCCCAGCAAGGCCACGACCCTGAGCGTCTGGGAACTGAATTACCTGCTGAGCAAACTGACGGTCGAGGAGATGATGGCCCGCCCGGTCATCACGGCCGCCGAGGGCGAGTACATGGAGGACGCGGCGCTGCGCATGCAGGAGCATCACGTGGGGGGCCTGCCGGTCCTGAACGACGCGGGCCGCCTGAGTGGGATCATCACGACCATGGATGTCCTGCGGGCCTTCACGGGCATCCTGGGCATGCGCGAGGGCGGGCAGCGCCTGACGCTGGACATGCCGGACGTGCCGGGCAGCCTGGAACGCGCGACCGGGGCGATCCTGCCGAGCAACATCATCAGCGTCGCCACGTACGGCGGCGAGAACGGCCGGCGCCGTTTCGTGATGCGCGTCAGCGGCGAGGGCCTCAAGGACGTGCGCGAGCGCGTGCGGGCCACCGGCATCGACGTGCTGGACTGA
- the lysX gene encoding lysine biosynthesis protein LysX, whose amino-acid sequence MADLAVLYDRIRPDEKMLFEALDDLGVPYDKVYAPQLTVTFDEQGRAAVPWKVAIERCVSQSRGHGVTRALEGFGVKVINPAHVIELCGDKLATNAALHAHGLPTPRTGVAFDGDAALQLIEEMGYPVVLKPTVGSWGRMVSRLNDRAAAEAVIEHKEVLGGPQHGIFYVQELINKPGRDIRAFVVGGECIGAIYRTSEHWITNTARGARASNCPVTPEMADLAVRAAAAVHGQIVAIDLVEDPGAQNEWGGLKIIEINHTMEFKNSVATTGVNIPRRMGEYAISLL is encoded by the coding sequence ATGGCAGACCTCGCCGTCCTGTACGACCGCATCCGCCCCGACGAGAAAATGCTCTTCGAGGCCCTCGACGACCTCGGCGTGCCCTACGACAAGGTTTACGCGCCGCAACTGACCGTCACCTTCGACGAGCAGGGCCGCGCCGCCGTGCCCTGGAAGGTCGCCATCGAACGCTGCGTCAGCCAGAGCCGCGGCCACGGCGTGACCCGCGCCCTCGAAGGCTTCGGCGTGAAGGTCATCAACCCCGCGCACGTCATCGAACTGTGCGGCGACAAACTCGCCACGAACGCCGCCCTGCACGCCCACGGCCTGCCCACCCCCCGTACCGGCGTGGCCTTCGACGGCGACGCGGCCCTGCAACTCATCGAGGAGATGGGCTACCCGGTCGTCCTGAAACCCACCGTCGGCTCGTGGGGCCGCATGGTCAGCCGCCTGAACGACCGCGCCGCCGCCGAGGCCGTCATCGAGCACAAGGAAGTGCTGGGCGGGCCGCAGCACGGCATCTTCTACGTGCAGGAACTCATCAACAAACCCGGCCGTGACATCCGCGCGTTCGTGGTGGGCGGCGAGTGCATCGGCGCGATCTACCGCACCAGCGAACACTGGATCACGAACACCGCGCGCGGCGCCAGGGCCAGCAACTGCCCCGTCACGCCCGAGATGGCCGACCTGGCCGTGCGGGCCGCCGCCGCCGTCCACGGCCAGATCGTCGCCATCGACCTCGTCGAGGACCCGGGTGCCCAGAACGAGTGGGGCGGCCTGAAGATCATCGAGATCAATCACACCATGGAATTCAAGAACTCCGTGGCGACCACCGGCGTGAACATCCCGCGCCGGATGGGCGAGTACGCCATCAGCCTGCTGTAA
- the lysW gene encoding lysine biosynthesis protein LysW — MATIQFENPDTGATIELTNPELGELVTDDETGVEYEVVSIEPPRLEAAPQEAEDWGE, encoded by the coding sequence ATGGCTACCATTCAATTTGAAAACCCCGATACCGGCGCGACCATCGAACTGACCAACCCCGAACTCGGCGAACTCGTCACCGACGACGAAACCGGCGTGGAATACGAGGTCGTGTCCATCGAACCGCCCCGCCTCGAAGCCGCCCCGCAGGAAGCGGAGGACTGGGGAGAGTGA
- a CDS encoding homoaconitate hydratase (catalyzes the formation of homoisocitrate from cis-homoaconitate): MARIWKFGDSVNTDDILPGKFAPFMAGEDVFQTFAFHYIRPEFAASVQPGDVLIGGRNWGLGSSREYAPQALKKLQVGGIVAPSFARIHYRNLLNLGIPAFEFDLTGLLEDGADVSLDVPTGVLTHAGGTVQLPPPPEFLREALAEGSILAFFKKHGRFPGEPA; the protein is encoded by the coding sequence ATGGCGAGAATCTGGAAATTTGGTGACAGTGTGAACACGGACGACATCCTGCCGGGCAAGTTCGCGCCGTTCATGGCGGGCGAGGACGTGTTTCAGACTTTCGCGTTCCATTACATCCGCCCGGAGTTCGCCGCGTCCGTGCAGCCCGGCGACGTGCTGATCGGGGGGCGCAACTGGGGGCTGGGCAGCAGCCGCGAGTACGCCCCGCAGGCGCTGAAGAAGTTGCAGGTGGGCGGGATCGTCGCGCCGAGTTTCGCGCGCATTCATTACCGCAACCTGCTGAACCTGGGCATCCCGGCGTTCGAGTTCGACCTGACCGGGCTGCTGGAGGACGGCGCGGACGTGTCGCTGGACGTGCCCACCGGCGTGCTGACGCATGCGGGCGGGACGGTGCAGTTGCCGCCGCCACCGGAGTTCCTGCGCGAGGCTCTGGCGGAGGGGAGCATCCTGGCGTTCTTCAAGAAGCATGGGCGTTTTCCCGGCGAGCCCGCCTGA